A DNA window from Gemmatimonadota bacterium contains the following coding sequences:
- a CDS encoding serine hydrolase encodes MAAHSLTGELAARRGQWSAAERAFCSAMAAGNGFTYMEPPWWIEPVRHPLGALLPRAGKPAAARLCCIWLAPLEIPMSLVSCRRPTIVLFALVAGAAPTRAAAQAKEPWAGLDAYVEAAMRTWQVPGLGLAVVRNDSVIYAKGYGVRELGRPDRVDERTIFAIGSASKAFTAAAVAMLVDEKKVSLDANPALYLPGFQLHDPYATRELTVRDLLSHRSGLARGELAWYGSGFDRDEIVRRVRFLTPSWSFRSQFGYQNIMYITAGQVVAKVSGRTWDDFVRDRIFTPLGMTASTTSIRDVRGQPNVSSPHATVNDTVRVIPWRDIDNAGPAGSINSNAVEMAQWVRLQLGRGSYGGKSLISPRSADEMHQAQTVIRTDSAARANNPDTHLQAYGLGWFLEDYRGRMMVHHGGNVDGFSALVGMLPENRFGVVILTSQNGSGLPQAILHRVFDHQLGAPMKDWAGDGFKRLESQRARGLVAQKKAESGHLTGTKPSLPLSAYAGTYADSLYGEIVIREEAGKLSLMFGPNWKSELEHYHLESFRAKFDTPVLPPVPVTFRIGGSGKVESVLLDMAGTAEFRRVPEAKPKGSP; translated from the coding sequence CGGAGCGCGCGTTCTGTTCGGCAATGGCAGCAGGGAACGGATTTACCTACATGGAGCCGCCCTGGTGGATCGAGCCGGTGCGCCACCCGCTCGGGGCTCTGCTGCCCCGGGCCGGAAAACCCGCCGCGGCCCGGTTATGTTGCATCTGGCTTGCCCCCCTGGAGATACCGATGTCCCTCGTGTCATGCCGTCGCCCGACGATCGTCCTGTTCGCGCTGGTCGCTGGAGCGGCCCCGACTCGGGCCGCCGCCCAGGCCAAGGAACCTTGGGCCGGCCTCGACGCCTACGTCGAAGCCGCCATGCGGACGTGGCAAGTGCCCGGCCTGGGCCTGGCGGTGGTCCGGAACGACTCCGTGATCTATGCCAAGGGCTATGGCGTTCGCGAACTCGGTCGCCCCGACCGGGTTGACGAGCGGACGATTTTCGCGATCGGCTCCGCGTCGAAGGCCTTCACCGCCGCGGCCGTCGCGATGCTGGTGGACGAGAAGAAGGTTTCGCTCGACGCCAATCCGGCGCTCTACCTTCCGGGCTTCCAGCTCCACGACCCGTACGCCACCCGGGAACTCACCGTGCGTGACCTCTTGAGCCATCGGAGCGGCCTCGCCCGCGGCGAGTTGGCCTGGTACGGGTCCGGCTTCGACCGGGACGAGATCGTTCGGCGGGTTCGGTTCCTGACCCCGTCCTGGTCGTTCCGGTCGCAATTCGGCTACCAGAACATCATGTACATCACCGCCGGCCAAGTGGTGGCGAAGGTTTCGGGCCGCACCTGGGACGATTTCGTTCGCGACCGGATCTTCACCCCACTCGGCATGACCGCCAGCACCACCAGCATCCGGGACGTGCGCGGCCAGCCGAACGTGTCCTCGCCCCACGCGACGGTGAACGACACGGTCCGCGTCATTCCCTGGCGGGATATCGACAACGCCGGGCCGGCCGGATCGATCAACTCGAACGCGGTCGAGATGGCGCAGTGGGTCCGTCTCCAACTGGGCCGCGGAAGCTACGGCGGGAAGTCGCTGATCTCCCCGCGCTCCGCCGACGAGATGCACCAGGCCCAGACCGTCATCCGGACCGACTCGGCCGCCCGGGCCAACAACCCCGATACCCATTTGCAGGCCTATGGCCTCGGCTGGTTCCTGGAGGATTACCGGGGCCGGATGATGGTCCACCACGGTGGCAACGTCGACGGATTCAGCGCCCTGGTCGGCATGCTGCCGGAAAACCGGTTTGGCGTGGTGATCCTGACCAGCCAGAACGGGAGCGGCCTGCCGCAGGCGATCCTCCACCGGGTGTTCGACCACCAGCTCGGCGCGCCGATGAAGGATTGGGCCGGCGACGGATTCAAGCGGCTCGAGTCCCAGCGGGCCCGGGGCCTAGTGGCCCAGAAGAAGGCCGAGTCGGGGCACTTGACCGGGACCAAGCCTTCGTTGCCCCTGTCGGCGTACGCCGGAACGTACGCCGATTCACTCTACGGTGAGATCGTGATCCGGGAAGAGGCCGGCAAGCTGAGCCTGATGTTCGGGCCGAACTGGAAATCGGAGCTCGAGCATTATCACCTGGAGTCGTTCCGGGCCAAGTTCGATACGCCGGTGCTGCCGCCGGTGCCGGTGACGTTTCGGATCGGGGGGTCGGGCAAAGTGGAATCGGTGTTGCTCGACATGGCGGGGACGGCGGAGTTCCGGCGGGTTCCCGAGGCGAAGCCGAAGGGGTCGCCCTGA